In the genome of Prevotella sp. HUN102, one region contains:
- a CDS encoding acyltransferase family protein: MAIEKERRNSSFELLRIVLILMVMLEHVNIWYSVPYYQSEAEHITKSIIQSVCVCAVNGFVLISGWFGIKGNYIRLTMLIFQLLFCTIPFAVVFALLGRINIFSIDGLYQYVFGGNNYWFIFDYIGLFLFAPLLNAGVKELSKRQLGIFLSATYAFILVFDLIFRCDVFGVGGGYSILWFIYLYILARYLNLYGIPWLERYKLVVLVVSIAIQTSLFHLHLLGLRYTNPFILLPAVCLILIFNKLSFHSKAVNFCASACLSAYMLHMQPCLSIHFREIMTEMYYRIGYWKYIANGLGLIILVFAIAIIYNMIQQRIWHKISNLIFQK; encoded by the coding sequence ATGGCAATTGAAAAGGAAAGGCGAAATTCTAGTTTTGAGCTTTTACGCATAGTTCTTATTTTGATGGTTATGCTGGAACATGTCAATATATGGTATTCCGTACCATATTATCAGTCAGAAGCAGAGCATATTACAAAAAGTATTATTCAATCAGTTTGTGTTTGTGCAGTAAATGGCTTTGTTCTCATATCTGGCTGGTTTGGCATCAAAGGCAACTATATACGATTGACAATGCTGATTTTCCAGTTACTGTTCTGCACCATTCCCTTTGCTGTTGTTTTTGCTTTGTTAGGTCGCATAAATATATTTTCAATAGATGGACTTTACCAATATGTCTTTGGGGGTAATAATTATTGGTTTATTTTTGACTATATAGGTCTTTTTCTATTTGCTCCCTTGCTCAATGCAGGAGTCAAGGAGCTTTCAAAACGACAATTAGGCATATTTTTATCAGCAACATACGCTTTTATTTTAGTATTCGATCTAATATTCCGATGTGATGTGTTTGGTGTCGGAGGAGGATATAGCATTTTGTGGTTTATTTACCTTTATATTTTAGCACGCTATTTGAACCTATATGGTATTCCTTGGTTGGAAAGGTACAAATTAGTCGTTTTGGTGGTTTCTATTGCTATTCAGACATCACTATTCCATTTACATCTTTTAGGACTGCGCTATACGAACCCATTCATTCTTTTGCCAGCAGTTTGTCTCATTCTCATCTTCAACAAATTGTCGTTTCATAGTAAGGCGGTTAATTTCTGTGCATCTGCATGTCTTTCAGCTTATATGTTGCATATGCAGCCGTGCCTGTCAATTCATTTTCGTGAGATTATGACAGAAATGTATTATCGTATTGGGTATTGGAAATATATCGCCAATGGCTTAGGTTTAATCATCTTGGTTTTTGCTATTGCCATTATATATAATATGATTCAACAGAGAATATGGCACAAAATCTCTAATCTTATATTTCAAAAATGA
- a CDS encoding glycosyltransferase family A protein, translated as MITIFTPTYNRAHLLLRLYKSLLSQTILKDEQKGNNSFEWLVVDDGSRDNTEEVIRSFIAEKKIDIRYIKQKNGGKHQATNTGASEAKGELFLILDSDDYLTDDAVEWLSNEWERIRDDCHFVAIAGLKVFPNGEKIGGGSDFGQIDSDSINIRTKYNVQGDMAEVWRTTELRAHPFPTVEGEKFCSEGLVWRRISNQKLIRYIYKPIYVAEYLPDGLSASVVRIRVNSPELSGINYAEYVTYDVPFKEKLKGAINFWRFIHWSKRSFVSKVKQIGLRWVWTYPIGEVFALKDKRTLKNSK; from the coding sequence ATGATAACAATATTTACTCCAACATATAATAGGGCGCATTTACTATTGCGTCTTTACAAAAGTCTGCTAAGTCAAACTATTCTTAAAGATGAACAGAAAGGAAATAATAGCTTTGAGTGGTTGGTTGTTGATGATGGGTCACGAGACAATACTGAAGAAGTTATTCGCAGTTTTATTGCAGAAAAAAAAATAGATATCCGTTATATAAAGCAGAAGAATGGAGGCAAACACCAAGCAACCAATACAGGAGCAAGCGAAGCAAAAGGAGAGTTATTCCTTATTTTAGATAGTGATGATTACCTCACAGACGATGCGGTGGAATGGTTATCTAATGAGTGGGAACGTATTCGTGATGATTGCCACTTTGTAGCAATTGCTGGTCTGAAGGTTTTCCCTAATGGTGAAAAAATCGGAGGTGGCTCTGATTTTGGGCAGATTGACTCGGATTCTATAAACATTCGCACCAAATACAATGTGCAAGGAGATATGGCCGAAGTTTGGAGAACAACAGAACTGAGAGCACATCCTTTTCCTACTGTTGAAGGTGAAAAATTCTGTTCAGAAGGTCTTGTATGGAGACGAATTTCTAATCAAAAATTAATTAGATACATATACAAGCCTATTTATGTTGCTGAATACCTTCCTGATGGTTTATCCGCCAGTGTTGTCCGAATTCGTGTAAACAGTCCGGAACTTAGTGGCATAAACTATGCTGAGTATGTAACCTATGATGTGCCATTCAAAGAAAAGTTGAAAGGAGCCATTAATTTTTGGCGATTTATACATTGGTCAAAACGATCATTCGTCAGCAAGGTCAAACAGATAGGCCTGAGATGGGTCTGGACATATCCAATAGGAGAAGTCTTTGCCCTTAAAGATAAAAGAACATTAAAGAATAGTAAGTGA